The proteins below come from a single Argentina anserina chromosome 1, drPotAnse1.1, whole genome shotgun sequence genomic window:
- the LOC126784095 gene encoding probable disease resistance protein At5g66890 isoform X2, whose translation MASVKREALEASFLALYDAIKEVNDHHLMFKALVDIRSTLDCIKPLIKETAEDKKESDFPDDELHHFRLQMEEGIELIQKCSKVVPLSTSDTNKLGHLCKSLQRLLDILKVRSIRDVKKTLVMVKNIETKVQQIDLNFGVQSSSSEGIKGWCAIPEPPPLVVGLEGPLKELKMKLFSDKISMLVVTAPGGCGKTTLAIKFCQDGEVRDKFKNNIFFVTVSKKPNLNLIVEELYQSKSSQVPDFPNEVTAVDWLHKFLNQTEQNPLLLVLDDVWSESESLLEMFDEWKMPNCKVLVTSRFAFPRFGSPYNLDSLSDEEAMALFNHSAYLENISSHVPEDLARQVVKHCKGFPLAITVVGRSLCGQPIEIWKKRLSEWSKGSSILDSDHDLLTCLQSSLDALEKQSITIKECFLDLGSFPEDQRIPATILIDIWGESHKLDVDWLCIANLYELTNRNLANLIVTRKDPREVDGYYTEHFVTLHDILRELAIYQSSVESVEQRKRLIIDISGDNFPEWWTEQKCQPINAHLLSISTDGDFKSKWPNMQLPQAKVLILNFQSKKYALPKFVEKMVKLKVLIITKYGLLPAELENFPLLGSLLHLKRIRFERISIPSISKSPVLLESLEKISLFMCKIGQAFSNCSVRLVDLLPNVVEMNIDYCSDLVELPAMLCELISLKKLSITNSHKLSALPEEIGKLVNLVVLRLRSCTDLTELPDSTQSLINLTSLDISDCFSIKDLPQHIGGMRSLETLNMRQCSRLQELPASVVDLEQLREVICDEETSVLWEPFLSVLKDIHVRLVKDDMNLNWLHKFPT comes from the exons a TGGCATCAGTCAAACGAGAAGCTTTAGAAGCATCATTTCTGGCGCTATACGATGCCATTAAGGAAGTGAATGACCATCATTTGATGTTTAAAGCACTTGTAGATATCAGATCCACACTAGACTGTATAAAACCACTGATCAAAGAGACAGCAGAGGATAAAAAGGAATCAGATTTTCCAGATGATGAACTACATCATTTTAGATTACAAATGGAGGAGGGGATTGAGCTCATTCAGAAGTGCTCTAAGGTTGTTCCATTGAGTACTTCCGACACAAACAAACTAGGTCATCTGTGCAAATCTCTGCAAAGACTCTTGGATATACTGAAAGTACGTAGCATAAGAGATGTAAAAAAAACCTTGGTTATGGTAAAGAATATAGAGACTAAGGTCCAGCAAATTGATTTGAATTTTGGGGTACAAAGTAGTTCATCTGAAGGTATTAAAGGCTGGTGTGCAATACCTGAACCTCCACCACTTGTAGTTGGATTGGAGGGGCCTTTGaaagaattgaagatgaagctTTTCAGTGATAAGATATCAATGCTTGTGGTCACTGCTCCTGGAGGATGTGGCAAAACTACATTGGCAATAAAGTTTTGTCAAGACGGAGAAGTCAGAG ATAAATTCAAGAACAATATCTTCTTTGTAACTGTTTCCAAGAAGCCCAACTTAAATCTTATTGTAGAAGAGCTATATCAAAGCAAGAGTTCCCAGGTACCCGATTTCCCAAATGAAGTAACTGCAGTTGATTGGCTGCACAAGTTTCTAAACCAAACAGAACAAAATCCATTGCTGTTGGTTTTGGATGATGTTTGGTCTGAATCCGAATCCCTTCTTGAGATGTTTGATGAATGGAAAATGCCAAATTGCAAGGTCTTAGTGACATCAAGGTTTGCATTTCCACGATTTGGTTCCCCATATAATTTGGATTCATTGAGTGATGAAGAAGCAATGGCTCTATTTAATCATTCAGCATACTTGGAAAATATCAGCTCTCATGTTCCAGAAGACCTTGCTAGACAG GTAGTAAAACATTGCAAGGGATTTCCACTTGCGATTACAGTGGTTGGGAGATCACTTTGTGGGCAGCCTATAGAGATCTGGAAAAAAAGATTAAGTGAATGGAGTAAAGGTTCATCTATTCTTGATTCGGATCATGATCTGCTTACTTGCCTCCAAAGCAGCTTAGATGCCTTGGAGAAACAAAGTATTACCATCAAGGAATGTTTCCTAGACCTTGGTTCATTTCCTGAAGACCAAAGAATACCTGCTACTATCCTCATTGATATATGGGGAGAGTCACATAAATTAGATGTTGACTGGCTTTGCATTGCGAACCTCTATGAACTCACCAATCGGAATCTGGCTAATCTTATAGTCACAAG GAAGGACCCCAGGGAGGTAGATGGCTATTACACTGAACATTTTGTTACCCTTCATGACATTCTTAGAGAATTGGCAATCTATCAATCTAGTGTGGAATCAGTAGAACAGAGGAAAAGGCTGATAATAGATATTTCTGGAGACAATTTTCCTGAGTGGTGGACAGAACAGAAGTGTCAACCTATCAATGCTCACCTGTTGTCTATCTCAACAG ATGGGGACTTCAAATCTAAATGGCCGAACATGCAACTACCGCAAGCCAAGGTTCTAATTCTGAACTTTCAGTCAAAGAAATATGCCTTACCCAAATTTGTGGAGAAAATGGTCAAATTAAAGGTTCTGATAATCACAAAATATGGTCTTTTGCCTGCTGAATTAGAAAATTTTCCATTACTTGGGTCACTTCTACATCTAAAGAGAATCAGATTTGAACGAATCTCAATACCTTCCATAAGTAAAAGCCCCGTATTATTGGAAAGTTTAGAAAAGATATCATTATTTATGTGCAAAATTGGTCAAGCTTTTAGCAACTGTTCCGTCAGACTCGTAGATCTATTGCCAAATGTAGTGGAAATGAACATTGATTACTGCAGTGATTTGGTGGAATTGCCTGCAATGCTATGTGAACTGATTTCCTTGAAAAAGCTCAGTATCACCAATTCTCATAAGCTGTCTGCCTTACCTGAAGAAATAGGAAAATTGGTTAACTTGGTAGTGCTAAGGCTTAGGTCCTGTACAGACTTGACAGAGTTACCAGACTCAACTCAGAGCCTCATAAACTTAACCTCTCTTGACATCTCTGATTGCTTCAGTATCAAGGATTTGCCTCAACATATAGGTGGAATGCGCAGCTTAGAAACACTCAACATGAGACAATGCTCAAGACTCCAAGAGCTGCCTGCATCAGTTGTGGATCTTGAACAGTTAAGGGAGGTGATATGTGATGAAGAGACTAGTGTTTTATGGGAACCCTTCTTATCTGTTCTGAAAGACATACACGTAAGGTTGGTCAAAGACGATATGAATCTGAATTGGCTGCACAAGTTTCCAACTTGA
- the LOC126784095 gene encoding probable disease resistance protein At5g66890 isoform X1: protein MTVASVKREALEASFLALYDAIKEVNDHHLMFKALVDIRSTLDCIKPLIKETAEDKKESDFPDDELHHFRLQMEEGIELIQKCSKVVPLSTSDTNKLGHLCKSLQRLLDILKVRSIRDVKKTLVMVKNIETKVQQIDLNFGVQSSSSEGIKGWCAIPEPPPLVVGLEGPLKELKMKLFSDKISMLVVTAPGGCGKTTLAIKFCQDGEVRDKFKNNIFFVTVSKKPNLNLIVEELYQSKSSQVPDFPNEVTAVDWLHKFLNQTEQNPLLLVLDDVWSESESLLEMFDEWKMPNCKVLVTSRFAFPRFGSPYNLDSLSDEEAMALFNHSAYLENISSHVPEDLARQVVKHCKGFPLAITVVGRSLCGQPIEIWKKRLSEWSKGSSILDSDHDLLTCLQSSLDALEKQSITIKECFLDLGSFPEDQRIPATILIDIWGESHKLDVDWLCIANLYELTNRNLANLIVTRKDPREVDGYYTEHFVTLHDILRELAIYQSSVESVEQRKRLIIDISGDNFPEWWTEQKCQPINAHLLSISTDGDFKSKWPNMQLPQAKVLILNFQSKKYALPKFVEKMVKLKVLIITKYGLLPAELENFPLLGSLLHLKRIRFERISIPSISKSPVLLESLEKISLFMCKIGQAFSNCSVRLVDLLPNVVEMNIDYCSDLVELPAMLCELISLKKLSITNSHKLSALPEEIGKLVNLVVLRLRSCTDLTELPDSTQSLINLTSLDISDCFSIKDLPQHIGGMRSLETLNMRQCSRLQELPASVVDLEQLREVICDEETSVLWEPFLSVLKDIHVRLVKDDMNLNWLHKFPT from the exons ATGACAGTGGCATCAGTCAAACGAGAAGCTTTAGAAGCATCATTTCTGGCGCTATACGATGCCATTAAGGAAGTGAATGACCATCATTTGATGTTTAAAGCACTTGTAGATATCAGATCCACACTAGACTGTATAAAACCACTGATCAAAGAGACAGCAGAGGATAAAAAGGAATCAGATTTTCCAGATGATGAACTACATCATTTTAGATTACAAATGGAGGAGGGGATTGAGCTCATTCAGAAGTGCTCTAAGGTTGTTCCATTGAGTACTTCCGACACAAACAAACTAGGTCATCTGTGCAAATCTCTGCAAAGACTCTTGGATATACTGAAAGTACGTAGCATAAGAGATGTAAAAAAAACCTTGGTTATGGTAAAGAATATAGAGACTAAGGTCCAGCAAATTGATTTGAATTTTGGGGTACAAAGTAGTTCATCTGAAGGTATTAAAGGCTGGTGTGCAATACCTGAACCTCCACCACTTGTAGTTGGATTGGAGGGGCCTTTGaaagaattgaagatgaagctTTTCAGTGATAAGATATCAATGCTTGTGGTCACTGCTCCTGGAGGATGTGGCAAAACTACATTGGCAATAAAGTTTTGTCAAGACGGAGAAGTCAGAG ATAAATTCAAGAACAATATCTTCTTTGTAACTGTTTCCAAGAAGCCCAACTTAAATCTTATTGTAGAAGAGCTATATCAAAGCAAGAGTTCCCAGGTACCCGATTTCCCAAATGAAGTAACTGCAGTTGATTGGCTGCACAAGTTTCTAAACCAAACAGAACAAAATCCATTGCTGTTGGTTTTGGATGATGTTTGGTCTGAATCCGAATCCCTTCTTGAGATGTTTGATGAATGGAAAATGCCAAATTGCAAGGTCTTAGTGACATCAAGGTTTGCATTTCCACGATTTGGTTCCCCATATAATTTGGATTCATTGAGTGATGAAGAAGCAATGGCTCTATTTAATCATTCAGCATACTTGGAAAATATCAGCTCTCATGTTCCAGAAGACCTTGCTAGACAG GTAGTAAAACATTGCAAGGGATTTCCACTTGCGATTACAGTGGTTGGGAGATCACTTTGTGGGCAGCCTATAGAGATCTGGAAAAAAAGATTAAGTGAATGGAGTAAAGGTTCATCTATTCTTGATTCGGATCATGATCTGCTTACTTGCCTCCAAAGCAGCTTAGATGCCTTGGAGAAACAAAGTATTACCATCAAGGAATGTTTCCTAGACCTTGGTTCATTTCCTGAAGACCAAAGAATACCTGCTACTATCCTCATTGATATATGGGGAGAGTCACATAAATTAGATGTTGACTGGCTTTGCATTGCGAACCTCTATGAACTCACCAATCGGAATCTGGCTAATCTTATAGTCACAAG GAAGGACCCCAGGGAGGTAGATGGCTATTACACTGAACATTTTGTTACCCTTCATGACATTCTTAGAGAATTGGCAATCTATCAATCTAGTGTGGAATCAGTAGAACAGAGGAAAAGGCTGATAATAGATATTTCTGGAGACAATTTTCCTGAGTGGTGGACAGAACAGAAGTGTCAACCTATCAATGCTCACCTGTTGTCTATCTCAACAG ATGGGGACTTCAAATCTAAATGGCCGAACATGCAACTACCGCAAGCCAAGGTTCTAATTCTGAACTTTCAGTCAAAGAAATATGCCTTACCCAAATTTGTGGAGAAAATGGTCAAATTAAAGGTTCTGATAATCACAAAATATGGTCTTTTGCCTGCTGAATTAGAAAATTTTCCATTACTTGGGTCACTTCTACATCTAAAGAGAATCAGATTTGAACGAATCTCAATACCTTCCATAAGTAAAAGCCCCGTATTATTGGAAAGTTTAGAAAAGATATCATTATTTATGTGCAAAATTGGTCAAGCTTTTAGCAACTGTTCCGTCAGACTCGTAGATCTATTGCCAAATGTAGTGGAAATGAACATTGATTACTGCAGTGATTTGGTGGAATTGCCTGCAATGCTATGTGAACTGATTTCCTTGAAAAAGCTCAGTATCACCAATTCTCATAAGCTGTCTGCCTTACCTGAAGAAATAGGAAAATTGGTTAACTTGGTAGTGCTAAGGCTTAGGTCCTGTACAGACTTGACAGAGTTACCAGACTCAACTCAGAGCCTCATAAACTTAACCTCTCTTGACATCTCTGATTGCTTCAGTATCAAGGATTTGCCTCAACATATAGGTGGAATGCGCAGCTTAGAAACACTCAACATGAGACAATGCTCAAGACTCCAAGAGCTGCCTGCATCAGTTGTGGATCTTGAACAGTTAAGGGAGGTGATATGTGATGAAGAGACTAGTGTTTTATGGGAACCCTTCTTATCTGTTCTGAAAGACATACACGTAAGGTTGGTCAAAGACGATATGAATCTGAATTGGCTGCACAAGTTTCCAACTTGA
- the LOC126790832 gene encoding probable disease resistance protein At5g66900 isoform X2 gives MAIICGASLAATFWMLCDSVKQVKNQILMSKPQLGDIKSTLDSLQPLIKEMEECEKELDGPGEELENLRVKMEEGVELIQECSKAGSFKKYKYGSKLVELSKSLKRLLGILNVQGIRDVKKALVSVRNIENQVEQIEGKCLIHNNQSEKIAGWCAVPEHPTITVGLDVPLRELKMKLFTDGVSMVILTAPGGCGKTTLATKLCQDAEIKDKFKSNVFFVTVSKKPNLFLIVQELYHRAGAKVPELQSEVTAVSWLQQFLKQTGQNPMLLVLDDVWAGSEFILEKFDEFKMTNYKILVTSRSAFPRFGSPYYLECLNNADAMALFHHVASLGDRSSYISEDLSRKIVERCMGFPLAITVVGRSLCGQPTEIWQKRVMEWSKGSSVLETEHDLCNCLQSSLDDLNEEKPLLGECFIDLGLFPEDKRIPAAVLIDMWAELYGIHEDISSIVNLYELTSRSLANLVVTSRKDNKYSDGYYSEHFVTQHDMLRELAIQQMIQKPLQLRKRLMIDICGDNLPMWWKDQKYQYLIARLVSISTDKEFSSIWKNLELPEAEVLILNFQTKYYALPEFVEKMNKLKTLILTSYRTSPTELNNFQLANSIPSLKRIRLERISIPSISRYPIQLKSLKKISLFMCSIGQGFGNGSMDMSEAFPNLVEMNIDYCNDLVELPPKLCDLIQLKKLSVTNSHKLSALPEDIGNLVNLELLRLRCCTDLSELPGSIRNLKKLNLLDISDCFSIKELPEDIGELCSLERLNMRQCSRLNELPRTVVDLEKLKEVTCDEETEVLWEPYLPFLKSIQLKVVKEDINLNWLQKAHC, from the exons A TGGCAATCATCTGTGGAGCAAGTTTAGCAGCGACATTTTGGATGCTGTGTGATTCGGTTAAGCAAGTTAAGAACCAGATACTGATGTCCAAACCCCAACTCGGAGATATCAAATCCACTCTGGACTCTCTGCAGCCACTGATCAAGGAAATGGAAGAGTGTGAGAAAGAACTGGATGGTCCAGGGGAGGAGCTAGAAAATCTCAGAGTCAAAATGGAGGAAGGGGTGGAGCTAATCCAAGAGTGCTCAAAAGCTGGTTCATTTAAAAAGTACAAGTATGGCAGCAAACTCGTGGAATTGAGCAAGTCACTTAAGAGGCTGTTGGGGATATTGAACGTGCAAGGCATAAGGGATGTGAAGAAGGCTTTGGTTTCTGTGAGGAATATCGAGAATCAGGTGGAGCAGATTGAAGGGAAGTGTTTGATACATAACAATCAGTCTGAAAAAATTGCAGGGTGGTGTGCTGTGCCTGAACATCCAACTATTACGGTTGGATTGGATGTGCCTCTGAgggaattgaagatgaagctCTTTACTGATGGAGTTTCGATGGTGATACTTACTGCCCCTGGAGGATGTGGGAAAACTACCCTGGCTACAAAGTTGTGCCAAGATGCAGAGATCAAAG ATAAATTCAAGAGCAATGTCTTCTTTGTTACTGTTTCAAAGAAGCCCAACTTGTTCCTGATTGTCCAAGAGCTATATCATCGAGCGGGTGCCAAAGTCCCTGAACTCCAAAGTGAAGTAACAGCAGTTAGCTGGCTGCAGCAATTTCTGAAGCAAACAGGACAAAATCCTATGCTGTTGGTCTTGGATGATGTCTGGGCTGGATCAGAGTTCATTCTCGAGAAGTTTGATGAATTTAAAATGACAAATTACAAGATATTGGTGACATCAAGGTCTGCTTTTCCAAGATTTGGTTCTCCATATTATCTAGAATGTTTGAACAATGCAGATGCAATGGCACTTTTTCACCATGTAGCATCCTTAGGAGACAGGAGCTCTTATATATCAGAAGATCTTTCGAGAAAG ATAGTAGAGCGTTGTATGGGTTTTCCACTAGCAATTACTGTTGTCGGAAGATCACTCTGCGGGCAGCCAACAGAGATTTGGCAAAAAAGAGTAATGGAATGGTCTAAAGGGTCTTCTGTTCTTGAGACGGAGCATGATTTGTGTAATTGCCTCCAAAGTAGCTTAGATGATCTGAATGAAGAAAAACCTCTTTTAGGGGAATGCTTCATagaccttggtttatttccCGAAGATAAAAGAATCCCTGCTGCTGTCCTCATTGATATGTGGGCAGAGTTATATGGCATACATGAAGATATTTCGTCTATTGTAAACCTCTATGAACTTACCTCCCGGAGTTTGGCTAATCTGGTAGTCACAAG CAGGAAGGACAACAAATATAGCGATGGCTACTATAGTGAACACTTCGTTACACAGCATGACATGCTGAGAGAGTTGGCTATCCAACAGATGATTCAGAAACCACTACAGTTGAGAAAGAGACTTATGATTGACATATGTGGAGACAACCTTCCTATGTGGTGGAAAGACCAGAAGTACCAATACCTCATCGCTCGCCTTGTATCTATATCGACAG ACAAAGAGTTCTCATCTATATGGAAAAACTTGGAACTCCCAGAAGCAGAGGtcttgattttgaattttcagaCCAAGTATTATGCCTTACCTGAGTTTGTGGAGAAAATGAATAAGCTGAAGACTCTTATACTCACAAGTTACCGTACCAGTCCTACTGAGTTGAATAATTTTCAACTAGCTAATTCGATACCAAGTCTAAAGAGAATTAGATTGGAGCGAATCTCAATTCCTTCCATAAGCAGGTATCCTATACAGTTGAAAAGTTTGAAAAAGATTTCTCTGTTCATGTGTAGCATTGGCCAAGGTTTTGGTAATGGTTCCATGGATATGTCAGAGGCGTTTCCCAATCTTGTTGAAATGAATATCGATTACTGCAATGATTTGGTAGAGTTGCCTCCTAAACTCTGTGACCTTATTCAACTCAAGAAACTCAGTGTTACCAATTCTCATAAGCTCTCTGCCTTACCTGAAGACATTGGAAATCTAGTTAATTTAGAGCTGCTGAGGCTTAGGTGCTGTACAGACTTATCAGAGTTACCCGGCTCCATTAGGAATCTTAAGAAGTTAAACTTGCTTGACATATCTGATTGCTTTAGTATTAAGGAATTGCCTGAAGACATTGGAGAGCTGTGCAGTTTAGAAAGGCTCAACATGAGACAGTGCTCCAGATTGAATGAGTTGCCTAGAACAGTTGTAGATCTTGAAAAGTTGAAGGAAGTGACATGTGATGAAGAAACTGAAGTTCTATGGGAACCCTATTTACCCTTTCTCAAGAGCATACAGTTGAAGGTTGTGAAAGAAGATATCAACCTGAATTGGCTACAAAAGGCACATTGTTAA
- the LOC126790832 gene encoding probable disease resistance protein At5g66900 isoform X1, protein MMTVAIICGASLAATFWMLCDSVKQVKNQILMSKPQLGDIKSTLDSLQPLIKEMEECEKELDGPGEELENLRVKMEEGVELIQECSKAGSFKKYKYGSKLVELSKSLKRLLGILNVQGIRDVKKALVSVRNIENQVEQIEGKCLIHNNQSEKIAGWCAVPEHPTITVGLDVPLRELKMKLFTDGVSMVILTAPGGCGKTTLATKLCQDAEIKDKFKSNVFFVTVSKKPNLFLIVQELYHRAGAKVPELQSEVTAVSWLQQFLKQTGQNPMLLVLDDVWAGSEFILEKFDEFKMTNYKILVTSRSAFPRFGSPYYLECLNNADAMALFHHVASLGDRSSYISEDLSRKIVERCMGFPLAITVVGRSLCGQPTEIWQKRVMEWSKGSSVLETEHDLCNCLQSSLDDLNEEKPLLGECFIDLGLFPEDKRIPAAVLIDMWAELYGIHEDISSIVNLYELTSRSLANLVVTRKDNKYSDGYYSEHFVTQHDMLRELAIQQMIQKPLQLRKRLMIDICGDNLPMWWKDQKYQYLIARLVSISTDKEFSSIWKNLELPEAEVLILNFQTKYYALPEFVEKMNKLKTLILTSYRTSPTELNNFQLANSIPSLKRIRLERISIPSISRYPIQLKSLKKISLFMCSIGQGFGNGSMDMSEAFPNLVEMNIDYCNDLVELPPKLCDLIQLKKLSVTNSHKLSALPEDIGNLVNLELLRLRCCTDLSELPGSIRNLKKLNLLDISDCFSIKELPEDIGELCSLERLNMRQCSRLNELPRTVVDLEKLKEVTCDEETEVLWEPYLPFLKSIQLKVVKEDINLNWLQKAHC, encoded by the exons ATGATGACAGTGGCAATCATCTGTGGAGCAAGTTTAGCAGCGACATTTTGGATGCTGTGTGATTCGGTTAAGCAAGTTAAGAACCAGATACTGATGTCCAAACCCCAACTCGGAGATATCAAATCCACTCTGGACTCTCTGCAGCCACTGATCAAGGAAATGGAAGAGTGTGAGAAAGAACTGGATGGTCCAGGGGAGGAGCTAGAAAATCTCAGAGTCAAAATGGAGGAAGGGGTGGAGCTAATCCAAGAGTGCTCAAAAGCTGGTTCATTTAAAAAGTACAAGTATGGCAGCAAACTCGTGGAATTGAGCAAGTCACTTAAGAGGCTGTTGGGGATATTGAACGTGCAAGGCATAAGGGATGTGAAGAAGGCTTTGGTTTCTGTGAGGAATATCGAGAATCAGGTGGAGCAGATTGAAGGGAAGTGTTTGATACATAACAATCAGTCTGAAAAAATTGCAGGGTGGTGTGCTGTGCCTGAACATCCAACTATTACGGTTGGATTGGATGTGCCTCTGAgggaattgaagatgaagctCTTTACTGATGGAGTTTCGATGGTGATACTTACTGCCCCTGGAGGATGTGGGAAAACTACCCTGGCTACAAAGTTGTGCCAAGATGCAGAGATCAAAG ATAAATTCAAGAGCAATGTCTTCTTTGTTACTGTTTCAAAGAAGCCCAACTTGTTCCTGATTGTCCAAGAGCTATATCATCGAGCGGGTGCCAAAGTCCCTGAACTCCAAAGTGAAGTAACAGCAGTTAGCTGGCTGCAGCAATTTCTGAAGCAAACAGGACAAAATCCTATGCTGTTGGTCTTGGATGATGTCTGGGCTGGATCAGAGTTCATTCTCGAGAAGTTTGATGAATTTAAAATGACAAATTACAAGATATTGGTGACATCAAGGTCTGCTTTTCCAAGATTTGGTTCTCCATATTATCTAGAATGTTTGAACAATGCAGATGCAATGGCACTTTTTCACCATGTAGCATCCTTAGGAGACAGGAGCTCTTATATATCAGAAGATCTTTCGAGAAAG ATAGTAGAGCGTTGTATGGGTTTTCCACTAGCAATTACTGTTGTCGGAAGATCACTCTGCGGGCAGCCAACAGAGATTTGGCAAAAAAGAGTAATGGAATGGTCTAAAGGGTCTTCTGTTCTTGAGACGGAGCATGATTTGTGTAATTGCCTCCAAAGTAGCTTAGATGATCTGAATGAAGAAAAACCTCTTTTAGGGGAATGCTTCATagaccttggtttatttccCGAAGATAAAAGAATCCCTGCTGCTGTCCTCATTGATATGTGGGCAGAGTTATATGGCATACATGAAGATATTTCGTCTATTGTAAACCTCTATGAACTTACCTCCCGGAGTTTGGCTAATCTGGTAGTCACAAG GAAGGACAACAAATATAGCGATGGCTACTATAGTGAACACTTCGTTACACAGCATGACATGCTGAGAGAGTTGGCTATCCAACAGATGATTCAGAAACCACTACAGTTGAGAAAGAGACTTATGATTGACATATGTGGAGACAACCTTCCTATGTGGTGGAAAGACCAGAAGTACCAATACCTCATCGCTCGCCTTGTATCTATATCGACAG ACAAAGAGTTCTCATCTATATGGAAAAACTTGGAACTCCCAGAAGCAGAGGtcttgattttgaattttcagaCCAAGTATTATGCCTTACCTGAGTTTGTGGAGAAAATGAATAAGCTGAAGACTCTTATACTCACAAGTTACCGTACCAGTCCTACTGAGTTGAATAATTTTCAACTAGCTAATTCGATACCAAGTCTAAAGAGAATTAGATTGGAGCGAATCTCAATTCCTTCCATAAGCAGGTATCCTATACAGTTGAAAAGTTTGAAAAAGATTTCTCTGTTCATGTGTAGCATTGGCCAAGGTTTTGGTAATGGTTCCATGGATATGTCAGAGGCGTTTCCCAATCTTGTTGAAATGAATATCGATTACTGCAATGATTTGGTAGAGTTGCCTCCTAAACTCTGTGACCTTATTCAACTCAAGAAACTCAGTGTTACCAATTCTCATAAGCTCTCTGCCTTACCTGAAGACATTGGAAATCTAGTTAATTTAGAGCTGCTGAGGCTTAGGTGCTGTACAGACTTATCAGAGTTACCCGGCTCCATTAGGAATCTTAAGAAGTTAAACTTGCTTGACATATCTGATTGCTTTAGTATTAAGGAATTGCCTGAAGACATTGGAGAGCTGTGCAGTTTAGAAAGGCTCAACATGAGACAGTGCTCCAGATTGAATGAGTTGCCTAGAACAGTTGTAGATCTTGAAAAGTTGAAGGAAGTGACATGTGATGAAGAAACTGAAGTTCTATGGGAACCCTATTTACCCTTTCTCAAGAGCATACAGTTGAAGGTTGTGAAAGAAGATATCAACCTGAATTGGCTACAAAAGGCACATTGTTAA